From Sphingopyxis sp. USTB-05, the proteins below share one genomic window:
- a CDS encoding phosphoribosylanthranilate isomerase, giving the protein MPPLVKICGLKTIEEVDAAIRHGATHIGLNHYEPSPRYVDLKTAAELRKRAGAGNVKVALLLVNASQQVTGDALGMVRPDIVQFHGNETPEWLGVVKRLTPAEVWKAVGLKDADTLVRMQKYHGVADRILFDAPAAAMPGGTGTRFDWSLLQNHRHTMDWGIAGGLTPDNVAQAIAETGAPLVDVSSGVESAPGVKDIDKIAAFLKAAGR; this is encoded by the coding sequence ATGCCCCCACTCGTCAAAATCTGCGGCCTCAAGACGATCGAAGAGGTCGATGCCGCCATCCGTCACGGCGCGACGCATATTGGCCTCAATCACTATGAGCCGAGCCCGCGCTATGTCGATCTCAAGACTGCGGCCGAGCTGCGCAAACGTGCCGGCGCGGGGAACGTCAAGGTCGCGTTGCTGCTCGTCAATGCATCGCAGCAAGTCACCGGCGACGCGCTCGGCATGGTGCGCCCCGACATTGTCCAGTTCCACGGCAACGAAACCCCCGAATGGCTGGGCGTCGTGAAGCGGCTGACCCCGGCGGAAGTCTGGAAAGCCGTTGGGTTGAAGGACGCCGACACGCTGGTGCGAATGCAAAAATATCACGGCGTCGCCGACCGTATCCTGTTCGACGCTCCCGCTGCCGCCATGCCCGGCGGCACCGGCACGCGCTTCGACTGGTCGCTGCTCCAAAATCATCGCCACACGATGGATTGGGGCATTGCGGGTGGGCTGACCCCCGACAATGTCGCGCAGGCGATCGCCGAAACCGGCGCCCCCCTCGTCGATGTCTCGTCGGGCGTCGAGAGCGCACCGGGGGTAAAGGATATAGACAAGATCGCCGCTTTCCTTAAAGCCGCCGGTCGATGA